One Denticeps clupeoides chromosome 10, fDenClu1.1, whole genome shotgun sequence genomic window carries:
- the cdk11b gene encoding cyclin-dependent kinase 11B isoform X3, producing the protein MMGDEKETWKVKTLDEILQEKKRRRELEEKTEPKRAKNTDENETIRDTPEEGELRDHRMEITIRNAQYLQEDSTEDRGEEDESLAIKPPQQMARKDKSHHRKEDKRKEKRRRRSHSADGGNNNYQRLHVLHDCWSALRPVKHLRPKEKEKERESERRKRHWEQDKARRDWERQKRREQARAHSRRERCSHSQSLGDRLEQIERQRERERKMREQLQKEQREQKERERRAEERRKRETRREVALHHRGQPEEYGDKAKLGHRSRSPVRLQREAEHRVENSEPRKTVRDEILEDRDLLSDLQDISDSERKTSTGESSIGSGSGSDEEEEEDSSSQSEGEESGSNSGVTEKSADDISEDEQSEDGYNEERENGSHILAVPESRFDHDPEESEEDEEELEEEDDEDDDEEEEGADEGVDEGGETTPLSHTQSATPEEVYIPSSPPHSPVELKKELPKYLPALQGCRSVEEFQCLNRIEEGTYGVVYRAKDKKTDEIVALKRLKMEKEKEGFPITSLREINTILKAQHPNIVTVREIVVGSNMDKIYIVMNYVEHDLKSLMETMKQPFLPGEVKTLMIQLLRGVRHLHDNWILHRDLKTSNLLLSHKGILKIGDFGLAREYGSPLKPYTPVVVTLWYRSPELLLGAKEYSTAVDMWSVGCIFGELLTQKPLFPGKSEIDQINKVFKDLGSPSEKIWPGFSELPAVKKMNFTEYPYNNLRKRFGALLSDQGFDLINKFLTYCPSKRITAEEALKHEYFRETPLPIEPSMFPTWPAKSEQQRVKRGTSPRPPEGGLGYSQLGDDDLKDTGFHLTVANQGASKAGPGFSLKF; encoded by the exons ATGATGGGGGATGAGAAGGAGACCTGGAAGGTTAAAACACTTGACGAGATCCTGCAAGAGAAAAAGCGCAGAAGAGAGCTTGAGGAGAAGACCGAGCCTAAGCGTGcgaaaaat ACCGATGAGAACGAGACCATCCGTGACACTCCAGAAGAGGGCGAGTTGCGGGACCACAGGATGGAAATAACCATTCGCAATGCACAGTACCTGCAGGAAGACTCCACGGAGGACCG aggagaggaggacgagtcGCTGGCCATCAAACCTCCCCAGCAAATGGCAAGAAAAGACAAATCGCACCACAGAAAAGAAGACAAGAGGAAGGAAAAACGGCGACGCCGAAGTCACTCAGCCGATGGCGGTAACAACAATTACCAGCGTTTGCACGTCCTGCATGACTGCTGGTCTGCCCTCAGGCCTG TAAAGCATCTTCGGCccaaagaaaaggagaaagaaagagagagtgaaaggAGGAAGAGGCACTGGGAACAAGACAAAGCCAGAAGAGACTGGGAGAGACAGAAACGGCGAGAGCAGGCCAGGGCTCACTCCCGCAGAGAGAGGTGCTCTCATAGCCAAAGCTTGGG GGACAGGTTGGAGCAGAttgagagacagagggagcgTGAGAGGAAGATGAGGGAGCAGCTGCAGAAGGAGCAGCGGGAACAGAAGGAGCGGGAAAGGAGGGCAGAGGAACGCCGCAAACGCGAGACACGGCGAGAAG TTGCTTTACACCACCGGGGACAACCTGAGGAATATGGTGACAAAGCCAAGCTGGGACACCGAAGTCGAAGTCCAGTTCGCCTACAGCGCGAAGCAGAACACAGAGTAGAAAACAGTGAACCACGTAAAACAG TTAGAGATGAGATTCTTGAGGACCGAGACTTGCTTTCTGACCTACAAGATATCAGTGACAGTGAGAGAAAAACCAGCACAGGAGAGTCTTCCATAG GGTCTGGCTCAGGttcagatgaggaggaggaggaggattccAGCAGCCAGAGTGAAGGTGAAGAGTCTGGTTCTAATTCTGGGGTGACAGAAAAAAGTGCAG ATGACATAAGTGAGGACGAGCAGTCGGAGGACGGGTACAATGAGGAAAGAGAGAATGGAAGCCACATTCTGGCTG TACCAGAATCACGTTTTGACCATGACCCTGAAGAGAGTGAAGAAgacgaggaggagctggaggaagaagatgatgaagatgatgacgaAGAAGAGGAAGGAGCAGATGAAGGAGTAGATGAAGGAGGGGAGACCACACCTCTATCTCACACACAGTCAGCTACACCGGAAGAAGTCTACATTCCCAGCTCTCCACCACACTCACCTGTGGAGCTGAAGAAAGAGCTGCCAAAATACCTGCCTGCTCTTCAG GGGTGCCGCAGTGTGGAGGAGTTCCAGTGTCTGAACCGCATTGAAGAAGGCACCTATGGAGTGGTATACCGAGCCAAAGACAAGAAAACAG ATGAGATTGTGGCCCTGAAAAGGCTGAAaatggagaaagagaaagagggcTTTCCCATCACCTCTCTACGTGAAATTAACACCATCTTGAAAGCTCAGCACCCCAACATTGTCACTGTGCGGGAAATTGTTGTTGGTAGCAACATGGACAAGATCTACATAGTCATGAACTATGTGGAGCATGACCTCAAGAGCCTCATGGAGACCATGAAACAGCCATTCCTTCCAG GTGAGGTTAAAACTCTAATGATACAGTTGCTGCGAGGGGTTCGTCATCTTCATGACAACTGGATTCTTCATCGGGACCTAAAAACATCCAACCTGCTGCTTAGTCACAAAGGAATTCTGAAG ATTGGTGACTTTGGATTGGCCCGTGAGTACGGTTCTCCCTTGAAGCCCTACACGCCTGTGGTGGTCACACTGTGGTATCGTTCTCCCGAGCTCCTGCTGGGAGCAAAG GAATACTCCACTGCAGTGGACATGTGGTCAGTAGGTTGCATATTTGGGGAGCTGCTTACTCAGAAGCCCTTGTTTCCTGGTAAATCTGAAATTGACCAGATCAACAAAGTCTTTAAG GATCTTGGTTCACCCAGTGAGAAAATCTGGCCAGGTTTCAGCGAGCTTCCGGCAGTGAAGAAGATGAATTTCACAGAGTACCCCTACAACAACTTGCGCAAGCGCTTTGGTGCGCTGCTTTCTGACCAGGGCTTTGACCTGATCAACAA GTTCCTCACATATTGCCCCAGTAAACGGATAACCGCGGAGGAGGCCCTGAAGCACGAATATTTCCGGGAGACGCCACTGCCCATCGAGCCGTCAATGTTCCCTACGTGGCCGGCCAAGAGTGAGCAGCAGCGAGTGAAGAGGGGCACAAGCCCCCGCCCTCCTGAAGGAGGACTGGGGTACAGCCAGCTG GGGGACGATGATCTGAAGGACACCGGTTTCCACCTGACTGTGGCCAATCAGGGCGCGTCCAAAGCAGGGCCTGGCTTTAGCCTGAAGTTCTGA
- the cdk11b gene encoding cyclin-dependent kinase 11B isoform X6: protein MMGDEKETWKVKTLDEILQEKKRRRELEEKTEPKRAKNTDENETIRDTPEEGELRDHRMEITIRNAQYLQEDSTEDRGEEDESLAIKPPQQMARKDKSHHRKEDKRKEKRRRRSHSADGVKHLRPKEKEKERESERRKRHWEQDKARRDWERQKRREQARAHSRRERCSHSQSLGDRLEQIERQRERERKMREQLQKEQREQKERERRAEERRKRETRREVALHHRGQPEEYGDKAKLGHRSRSPVRLQREAEHRVENSEPRKTVRDEILEDRDLLSDLQDISDSERKTSTGESSIGSGSGSDEEEEEDSSSQSEGEESGSNSGVTEKSADDISEDEQSEDGYNEERENGSHILAVPESRFDHDPEESEEDEEELEEEDDEDDDEEEEGADEGVDEGGETTPLSHTQSATPEEVYIPSSPPHSPVELKKELPKYLPALQGCRSVEEFQCLNRIEEGTYGVVYRAKDKKTDEIVALKRLKMEKEKEGFPITSLREINTILKAQHPNIVTVREIVVGSNMDKIYIVMNYVEHDLKSLMETMKQPFLPGEVKTLMIQLLRGVRHLHDNWILHRDLKTSNLLLSHKGILKIGDFGLAREYGSPLKPYTPVVVTLWYRSPELLLGAKEYSTAVDMWSVGCIFGELLTQKPLFPGKSEIDQINKVFKDLGSPSEKIWPGFSELPAVKKMNFTEYPYNNLRKRFGALLSDQGFDLINKFLTYCPSKRITAEEALKHEYFRETPLPIEPSMFPTWPAKSEQQRVKRGTSPRPPEGGLGYSQLGDDDLKDTGFHLTVANQGASKAGPGFSLKF from the exons ATGATGGGGGATGAGAAGGAGACCTGGAAGGTTAAAACACTTGACGAGATCCTGCAAGAGAAAAAGCGCAGAAGAGAGCTTGAGGAGAAGACCGAGCCTAAGCGTGcgaaaaat ACCGATGAGAACGAGACCATCCGTGACACTCCAGAAGAGGGCGAGTTGCGGGACCACAGGATGGAAATAACCATTCGCAATGCACAGTACCTGCAGGAAGACTCCACGGAGGACCG aggagaggaggacgagtcGCTGGCCATCAAACCTCCCCAGCAAATGGCAAGAAAAGACAAATCGCACCACAGAAAAGAAGACAAGAGGAAGGAAAAACGGCGACGCCGAAGTCACTCAGCCGATGGCG TAAAGCATCTTCGGCccaaagaaaaggagaaagaaagagagagtgaaaggAGGAAGAGGCACTGGGAACAAGACAAAGCCAGAAGAGACTGGGAGAGACAGAAACGGCGAGAGCAGGCCAGGGCTCACTCCCGCAGAGAGAGGTGCTCTCATAGCCAAAGCTTGGG GGACAGGTTGGAGCAGAttgagagacagagggagcgTGAGAGGAAGATGAGGGAGCAGCTGCAGAAGGAGCAGCGGGAACAGAAGGAGCGGGAAAGGAGGGCAGAGGAACGCCGCAAACGCGAGACACGGCGAGAAG TTGCTTTACACCACCGGGGACAACCTGAGGAATATGGTGACAAAGCCAAGCTGGGACACCGAAGTCGAAGTCCAGTTCGCCTACAGCGCGAAGCAGAACACAGAGTAGAAAACAGTGAACCACGTAAAACAG TTAGAGATGAGATTCTTGAGGACCGAGACTTGCTTTCTGACCTACAAGATATCAGTGACAGTGAGAGAAAAACCAGCACAGGAGAGTCTTCCATAG GGTCTGGCTCAGGttcagatgaggaggaggaggaggattccAGCAGCCAGAGTGAAGGTGAAGAGTCTGGTTCTAATTCTGGGGTGACAGAAAAAAGTGCAG ATGACATAAGTGAGGACGAGCAGTCGGAGGACGGGTACAATGAGGAAAGAGAGAATGGAAGCCACATTCTGGCTG TACCAGAATCACGTTTTGACCATGACCCTGAAGAGAGTGAAGAAgacgaggaggagctggaggaagaagatgatgaagatgatgacgaAGAAGAGGAAGGAGCAGATGAAGGAGTAGATGAAGGAGGGGAGACCACACCTCTATCTCACACACAGTCAGCTACACCGGAAGAAGTCTACATTCCCAGCTCTCCACCACACTCACCTGTGGAGCTGAAGAAAGAGCTGCCAAAATACCTGCCTGCTCTTCAG GGGTGCCGCAGTGTGGAGGAGTTCCAGTGTCTGAACCGCATTGAAGAAGGCACCTATGGAGTGGTATACCGAGCCAAAGACAAGAAAACAG ATGAGATTGTGGCCCTGAAAAGGCTGAAaatggagaaagagaaagagggcTTTCCCATCACCTCTCTACGTGAAATTAACACCATCTTGAAAGCTCAGCACCCCAACATTGTCACTGTGCGGGAAATTGTTGTTGGTAGCAACATGGACAAGATCTACATAGTCATGAACTATGTGGAGCATGACCTCAAGAGCCTCATGGAGACCATGAAACAGCCATTCCTTCCAG GTGAGGTTAAAACTCTAATGATACAGTTGCTGCGAGGGGTTCGTCATCTTCATGACAACTGGATTCTTCATCGGGACCTAAAAACATCCAACCTGCTGCTTAGTCACAAAGGAATTCTGAAG ATTGGTGACTTTGGATTGGCCCGTGAGTACGGTTCTCCCTTGAAGCCCTACACGCCTGTGGTGGTCACACTGTGGTATCGTTCTCCCGAGCTCCTGCTGGGAGCAAAG GAATACTCCACTGCAGTGGACATGTGGTCAGTAGGTTGCATATTTGGGGAGCTGCTTACTCAGAAGCCCTTGTTTCCTGGTAAATCTGAAATTGACCAGATCAACAAAGTCTTTAAG GATCTTGGTTCACCCAGTGAGAAAATCTGGCCAGGTTTCAGCGAGCTTCCGGCAGTGAAGAAGATGAATTTCACAGAGTACCCCTACAACAACTTGCGCAAGCGCTTTGGTGCGCTGCTTTCTGACCAGGGCTTTGACCTGATCAACAA GTTCCTCACATATTGCCCCAGTAAACGGATAACCGCGGAGGAGGCCCTGAAGCACGAATATTTCCGGGAGACGCCACTGCCCATCGAGCCGTCAATGTTCCCTACGTGGCCGGCCAAGAGTGAGCAGCAGCGAGTGAAGAGGGGCACAAGCCCCCGCCCTCCTGAAGGAGGACTGGGGTACAGCCAGCTG GGGGACGATGATCTGAAGGACACCGGTTTCCACCTGACTGTGGCCAATCAGGGCGCGTCCAAAGCAGGGCCTGGCTTTAGCCTGAAGTTCTGA
- the cdk11b gene encoding cyclin-dependent kinase 11B isoform X1 → MRRRPGRLKHLTRSCKRKSAEESLRRRPSLSVRKMSVFLKKSIMINTNETDENETIRDTPEEGELRDHRMEITIRNAQYLQEDSTEDRGEEDESLAIKPPQQMARKDKSHHRKEDKRKEKRRRRSHSADGGNNNYQRLHVLHDCWSALRPVKHLRPKEKEKERESERRKRHWEQDKARRDWERQKRREQARAHSRRERCSHSQSLGDRLEQIERQRERERKMREQLQKEQREQKERERRAEERRKRETRREVALHHRGQPEEYGDKAKLGHRSRSPVRLQREAEHRVENSEPRKTVRDEILEDRDLLSDLQDISDSERKTSTGESSIGSGSGSDEEEEEDSSSQSEGEESGSNSGVTEKSADDISEDEQSEDGYNEERENGSHILAVPESRFDHDPEESEEDEEELEEEDDEDDDEEEEGADEGVDEGGETTPLSHTQSATPEEVYIPSSPPHSPVELKKELPKYLPALQGCRSVEEFQCLNRIEEGTYGVVYRAKDKKTDEIVALKRLKMEKEKEGFPITSLREINTILKAQHPNIVTVREIVVGSNMDKIYIVMNYVEHDLKSLMETMKQPFLPGEVKTLMIQLLRGVRHLHDNWILHRDLKTSNLLLSHKGILKIGDFGLAREYGSPLKPYTPVVVTLWYRSPELLLGAKEYSTAVDMWSVGCIFGELLTQKPLFPGKSEIDQINKVFKDLGSPSEKIWPGFSELPAVKKMNFTEYPYNNLRKRFGALLSDQGFDLINKFLTYCPSKRITAEEALKHEYFRETPLPIEPSMFPTWPAKSEQQRVKRGTSPRPPEGGLGYSQLGDDDLKDTGFHLTVANQGASKAGPGFSLKF, encoded by the exons ATGAGAAGGAGACCTGGAAGGTTAAAACACTTGACGAGATCCTGCAAGAGAAAAAGCGCAGAAGAGAGCTTGAGGAGAAGACCGAGCCTAAGCGTGcgaaaaatgtcagttttccTGAAGAAGAGTATAATGATAAATACCAACGAG ACCGATGAGAACGAGACCATCCGTGACACTCCAGAAGAGGGCGAGTTGCGGGACCACAGGATGGAAATAACCATTCGCAATGCACAGTACCTGCAGGAAGACTCCACGGAGGACCG aggagaggaggacgagtcGCTGGCCATCAAACCTCCCCAGCAAATGGCAAGAAAAGACAAATCGCACCACAGAAAAGAAGACAAGAGGAAGGAAAAACGGCGACGCCGAAGTCACTCAGCCGATGGCGGTAACAACAATTACCAGCGTTTGCACGTCCTGCATGACTGCTGGTCTGCCCTCAGGCCTG TAAAGCATCTTCGGCccaaagaaaaggagaaagaaagagagagtgaaaggAGGAAGAGGCACTGGGAACAAGACAAAGCCAGAAGAGACTGGGAGAGACAGAAACGGCGAGAGCAGGCCAGGGCTCACTCCCGCAGAGAGAGGTGCTCTCATAGCCAAAGCTTGGG GGACAGGTTGGAGCAGAttgagagacagagggagcgTGAGAGGAAGATGAGGGAGCAGCTGCAGAAGGAGCAGCGGGAACAGAAGGAGCGGGAAAGGAGGGCAGAGGAACGCCGCAAACGCGAGACACGGCGAGAAG TTGCTTTACACCACCGGGGACAACCTGAGGAATATGGTGACAAAGCCAAGCTGGGACACCGAAGTCGAAGTCCAGTTCGCCTACAGCGCGAAGCAGAACACAGAGTAGAAAACAGTGAACCACGTAAAACAG TTAGAGATGAGATTCTTGAGGACCGAGACTTGCTTTCTGACCTACAAGATATCAGTGACAGTGAGAGAAAAACCAGCACAGGAGAGTCTTCCATAG GGTCTGGCTCAGGttcagatgaggaggaggaggaggattccAGCAGCCAGAGTGAAGGTGAAGAGTCTGGTTCTAATTCTGGGGTGACAGAAAAAAGTGCAG ATGACATAAGTGAGGACGAGCAGTCGGAGGACGGGTACAATGAGGAAAGAGAGAATGGAAGCCACATTCTGGCTG TACCAGAATCACGTTTTGACCATGACCCTGAAGAGAGTGAAGAAgacgaggaggagctggaggaagaagatgatgaagatgatgacgaAGAAGAGGAAGGAGCAGATGAAGGAGTAGATGAAGGAGGGGAGACCACACCTCTATCTCACACACAGTCAGCTACACCGGAAGAAGTCTACATTCCCAGCTCTCCACCACACTCACCTGTGGAGCTGAAGAAAGAGCTGCCAAAATACCTGCCTGCTCTTCAG GGGTGCCGCAGTGTGGAGGAGTTCCAGTGTCTGAACCGCATTGAAGAAGGCACCTATGGAGTGGTATACCGAGCCAAAGACAAGAAAACAG ATGAGATTGTGGCCCTGAAAAGGCTGAAaatggagaaagagaaagagggcTTTCCCATCACCTCTCTACGTGAAATTAACACCATCTTGAAAGCTCAGCACCCCAACATTGTCACTGTGCGGGAAATTGTTGTTGGTAGCAACATGGACAAGATCTACATAGTCATGAACTATGTGGAGCATGACCTCAAGAGCCTCATGGAGACCATGAAACAGCCATTCCTTCCAG GTGAGGTTAAAACTCTAATGATACAGTTGCTGCGAGGGGTTCGTCATCTTCATGACAACTGGATTCTTCATCGGGACCTAAAAACATCCAACCTGCTGCTTAGTCACAAAGGAATTCTGAAG ATTGGTGACTTTGGATTGGCCCGTGAGTACGGTTCTCCCTTGAAGCCCTACACGCCTGTGGTGGTCACACTGTGGTATCGTTCTCCCGAGCTCCTGCTGGGAGCAAAG GAATACTCCACTGCAGTGGACATGTGGTCAGTAGGTTGCATATTTGGGGAGCTGCTTACTCAGAAGCCCTTGTTTCCTGGTAAATCTGAAATTGACCAGATCAACAAAGTCTTTAAG GATCTTGGTTCACCCAGTGAGAAAATCTGGCCAGGTTTCAGCGAGCTTCCGGCAGTGAAGAAGATGAATTTCACAGAGTACCCCTACAACAACTTGCGCAAGCGCTTTGGTGCGCTGCTTTCTGACCAGGGCTTTGACCTGATCAACAA GTTCCTCACATATTGCCCCAGTAAACGGATAACCGCGGAGGAGGCCCTGAAGCACGAATATTTCCGGGAGACGCCACTGCCCATCGAGCCGTCAATGTTCCCTACGTGGCCGGCCAAGAGTGAGCAGCAGCGAGTGAAGAGGGGCACAAGCCCCCGCCCTCCTGAAGGAGGACTGGGGTACAGCCAGCTG GGGGACGATGATCTGAAGGACACCGGTTTCCACCTGACTGTGGCCAATCAGGGCGCGTCCAAAGCAGGGCCTGGCTTTAGCCTGAAGTTCTGA
- the cdk11b gene encoding cyclin-dependent kinase 11B isoform X7, with amino-acid sequence MMGDEKETWKVKTLDEILQEKKRRRELEEKTEPKRAKNTDENETIRDTPEEGELRDHRMEITIRNAQYLQEDSTEDRGEEDESLAIKPPQQMARKDKSHHRKEDKRKEKRRRRSHSADGVKHLRPKEKEKERESERRKRHWEQDKARRDWERQKRREQARAHSRRERDRLEQIERQRERERKMREQLQKEQREQKERERRAEERRKRETRREVALHHRGQPEEYGDKAKLGHRSRSPVRLQREAEHRVENSEPRKTVRDEILEDRDLLSDLQDISDSERKTSTGESSIGSGSGSDEEEEEDSSSQSEGEESGSNSGVTEKSADDISEDEQSEDGYNEERENGSHILAVPESRFDHDPEESEEDEEELEEEDDEDDDEEEEGADEGVDEGGETTPLSHTQSATPEEVYIPSSPPHSPVELKKELPKYLPALQGCRSVEEFQCLNRIEEGTYGVVYRAKDKKTDEIVALKRLKMEKEKEGFPITSLREINTILKAQHPNIVTVREIVVGSNMDKIYIVMNYVEHDLKSLMETMKQPFLPGEVKTLMIQLLRGVRHLHDNWILHRDLKTSNLLLSHKGILKIGDFGLAREYGSPLKPYTPVVVTLWYRSPELLLGAKEYSTAVDMWSVGCIFGELLTQKPLFPGKSEIDQINKVFKDLGSPSEKIWPGFSELPAVKKMNFTEYPYNNLRKRFGALLSDQGFDLINKFLTYCPSKRITAEEALKHEYFRETPLPIEPSMFPTWPAKSEQQRVKRGTSPRPPEGGLGYSQLGDDDLKDTGFHLTVANQGASKAGPGFSLKF; translated from the exons ATGATGGGGGATGAGAAGGAGACCTGGAAGGTTAAAACACTTGACGAGATCCTGCAAGAGAAAAAGCGCAGAAGAGAGCTTGAGGAGAAGACCGAGCCTAAGCGTGcgaaaaat ACCGATGAGAACGAGACCATCCGTGACACTCCAGAAGAGGGCGAGTTGCGGGACCACAGGATGGAAATAACCATTCGCAATGCACAGTACCTGCAGGAAGACTCCACGGAGGACCG aggagaggaggacgagtcGCTGGCCATCAAACCTCCCCAGCAAATGGCAAGAAAAGACAAATCGCACCACAGAAAAGAAGACAAGAGGAAGGAAAAACGGCGACGCCGAAGTCACTCAGCCGATGGCG TAAAGCATCTTCGGCccaaagaaaaggagaaagaaagagagagtgaaaggAGGAAGAGGCACTGGGAACAAGACAAAGCCAGAAGAGACTGGGAGAGACAGAAACGGCGAGAGCAGGCCAGGGCTCACTCCCGCAGAGAGAG GGACAGGTTGGAGCAGAttgagagacagagggagcgTGAGAGGAAGATGAGGGAGCAGCTGCAGAAGGAGCAGCGGGAACAGAAGGAGCGGGAAAGGAGGGCAGAGGAACGCCGCAAACGCGAGACACGGCGAGAAG TTGCTTTACACCACCGGGGACAACCTGAGGAATATGGTGACAAAGCCAAGCTGGGACACCGAAGTCGAAGTCCAGTTCGCCTACAGCGCGAAGCAGAACACAGAGTAGAAAACAGTGAACCACGTAAAACAG TTAGAGATGAGATTCTTGAGGACCGAGACTTGCTTTCTGACCTACAAGATATCAGTGACAGTGAGAGAAAAACCAGCACAGGAGAGTCTTCCATAG GGTCTGGCTCAGGttcagatgaggaggaggaggaggattccAGCAGCCAGAGTGAAGGTGAAGAGTCTGGTTCTAATTCTGGGGTGACAGAAAAAAGTGCAG ATGACATAAGTGAGGACGAGCAGTCGGAGGACGGGTACAATGAGGAAAGAGAGAATGGAAGCCACATTCTGGCTG TACCAGAATCACGTTTTGACCATGACCCTGAAGAGAGTGAAGAAgacgaggaggagctggaggaagaagatgatgaagatgatgacgaAGAAGAGGAAGGAGCAGATGAAGGAGTAGATGAAGGAGGGGAGACCACACCTCTATCTCACACACAGTCAGCTACACCGGAAGAAGTCTACATTCCCAGCTCTCCACCACACTCACCTGTGGAGCTGAAGAAAGAGCTGCCAAAATACCTGCCTGCTCTTCAG GGGTGCCGCAGTGTGGAGGAGTTCCAGTGTCTGAACCGCATTGAAGAAGGCACCTATGGAGTGGTATACCGAGCCAAAGACAAGAAAACAG ATGAGATTGTGGCCCTGAAAAGGCTGAAaatggagaaagagaaagagggcTTTCCCATCACCTCTCTACGTGAAATTAACACCATCTTGAAAGCTCAGCACCCCAACATTGTCACTGTGCGGGAAATTGTTGTTGGTAGCAACATGGACAAGATCTACATAGTCATGAACTATGTGGAGCATGACCTCAAGAGCCTCATGGAGACCATGAAACAGCCATTCCTTCCAG GTGAGGTTAAAACTCTAATGATACAGTTGCTGCGAGGGGTTCGTCATCTTCATGACAACTGGATTCTTCATCGGGACCTAAAAACATCCAACCTGCTGCTTAGTCACAAAGGAATTCTGAAG ATTGGTGACTTTGGATTGGCCCGTGAGTACGGTTCTCCCTTGAAGCCCTACACGCCTGTGGTGGTCACACTGTGGTATCGTTCTCCCGAGCTCCTGCTGGGAGCAAAG GAATACTCCACTGCAGTGGACATGTGGTCAGTAGGTTGCATATTTGGGGAGCTGCTTACTCAGAAGCCCTTGTTTCCTGGTAAATCTGAAATTGACCAGATCAACAAAGTCTTTAAG GATCTTGGTTCACCCAGTGAGAAAATCTGGCCAGGTTTCAGCGAGCTTCCGGCAGTGAAGAAGATGAATTTCACAGAGTACCCCTACAACAACTTGCGCAAGCGCTTTGGTGCGCTGCTTTCTGACCAGGGCTTTGACCTGATCAACAA GTTCCTCACATATTGCCCCAGTAAACGGATAACCGCGGAGGAGGCCCTGAAGCACGAATATTTCCGGGAGACGCCACTGCCCATCGAGCCGTCAATGTTCCCTACGTGGCCGGCCAAGAGTGAGCAGCAGCGAGTGAAGAGGGGCACAAGCCCCCGCCCTCCTGAAGGAGGACTGGGGTACAGCCAGCTG GGGGACGATGATCTGAAGGACACCGGTTTCCACCTGACTGTGGCCAATCAGGGCGCGTCCAAAGCAGGGCCTGGCTTTAGCCTGAAGTTCTGA